In Aedes albopictus strain Foshan chromosome 3, AalbF5, whole genome shotgun sequence, the genomic window CTAGAGTTGTATTGTGGCGTTGTTTCATGTTTGCAAATGTTGACTTTGTCGTTTTCATTGTTATTGTTACTTTTCAGGAATATTCTTTGATTTTACTAATTGAACTCGTAAAATAAATGTTTCTGCTTGACTGTTTATCGCCATTGAAAGTATAAAGTTTGTACTTATTTCCGCACGATAGACTGGCccagtttggagtacatttttatttgttaattgtggtatcaggcacaccgtgcgcgcgtatttactcatataagaaaatcctatagaaaaggctcaaaatcttcaaataacaaaaactttagtttccctcgatgagaacgtgcctctagagccgaccttactgatacctgatacctgattccctcgatgaaacattttcaaattttcagaggagatactagaatagtatatctttcgaatgccgggtgccatttgggatgacatttttatttgttaacggtttttggcacaccgtggtaTGACACGACGGATTTTTTTCCGCGTCGGCTTCTTGTAGGGATATTTCTACAACGTCAAGTTGTACGTGGGACTAGTTCCAACCGCGCTATTTTCCGATGCATCCCTCCATGCTGTAGCGCAACCAGAACAAGtgctataggggtaggcggggcataatgagcagcctaAGCATTTTGCcatcaaatccagtaaattaaatgCAACCAATCATAGAATGTTTGGAACCCCTGGAGCTGACAGCGTAAAGTTTTTCCTTACGGTGCTCCTTTTAGTGTGAAATAATCGCAGTCAAACAGCGTCGCGGTCGGAAAAAGTGATTTTAATTTGAAGTTCCATTTCCGTGCTATTCGTGCGCAGTGTTAGTGCTTGAAATTAAGtgattttttggtgaaaaaatcacttttttagtTTCGGGACTCGTGACTGGCGAAGAGACGAAAAAACGCCATCGTAAAACAACCCCACGCCAGTTTTCCTTTCAAACTTGCATACAAGTTCAACTACTTCGTTAGCAATCTTGCGCAAGTTAGTGCAAATCGAATAGACAGTTGACTCATCTCCATCCGCTGGGTGGATAAGGAAATAAGAATTGGCACTTGAAAAGAAATAAGTTTCGATCTATCGGTGTTTCATTCCTTAACCCGCCCCACCAGCGATGTCGCTGAGTGTGGGCTTTCCCCCCCTCCCGGGTGATCCTGGAGGAGGACCTTCTAATTATCTCGATGGAACATACACTGGGGCAACATTACCCAGCTACATGGACCCACATGGAAATTACGGTGAGCTGATAGTATTGCGCATGGAACCGGTGAACGGCAAAATGCCCGACCACCCTTTCACACTACGCCAATCTATCGAGAAAAGGGTAAATGGAAAAATCGAAGGAGCCATCTCCGAGTCGCAAGGCCGATCGTACGCTCTGAAGGTCAGAAGCAGGCACCACCTCGAAAAGCTCCTAACGATGTCTCAACTCATTGATGGCACCCCAGTTAAAGTATCGTACCATCCCGGGCTAAATTCAACACGATGTGTAATCAGCTGCCGCGATTTAATGAAAATGACGGACGACAACGAGGTTCTCGAGTGCCTCAGGGATCAAAACATCACCGGTATCCGCCGGATTACCAGAAAAGTAGGTGAACACAGGGAATTTACACCTACGGTGATTCTCACCGTTGGTGGAACTACGATCCCTGAACACATCGACATCGGTTACCAGCGAGTTCGAACCCGACCATATTATCCTGCACCCATGGTATGTTACCAGTGTTACCACTTTGGACACACAAAGCAAAGGTGCCAGAAACAACTGCCGACATGTGGAAACTGCAACCAAGAACACGAAGTCACCCAAGATACACGATGCCAGAACCCTGCATACTGTGGCCGATGTAGTTCCAACGACCATTCCGTCAGCAGCCGTAAATGTCCGATGTACCAAAACGAGGACACAATTCAGCATATACGAGTAGATAGAGGCTTGTCGTACCCCGAAgccagaagagtttttgaagcA contains:
- the LOC134290898 gene encoding uncharacterized protein LOC134290898 produces the protein MDPHGNYGELIVLRMEPVNGKMPDHPFTLRQSIEKRVNGKIEGAISESQGRSYALKVRSRHHLEKLLTMSQLIDGTPVKVSYHPGLNSTRCVISCRDLMKMTDDNEVLECLRDQNITGIRRITRKVGEHREFTPTVILTVGGTTIPEHIDIGYQRVRTRPYYPAPMVCYQCYHFGHTKQRCQKQLPTCGNCNQEHEVTQDTRCQNPAYCGRCSSNDHSVSSRKCPMYQNEDTIQHIRVDRGLSYPEARRVFEASTGQRSFAGIASHSKDKTISDLSAKLETLSGQMAQKDAQIKALEDKMSTGNTSTSSTDFQRLEQMIINLQKEIQKKDERILTLEKALEKDSRIDLVRKHGTIEDLVAKVSALQETVNRKDQEIQDLRASNKTARASIETTSKPQRQQTAKKMVPNATTSTQEHNSQKPTCEKYLR